The Shewanella sp. NFH-SH190041 genome has a window encoding:
- a CDS encoding ABC transporter permease, with translation MTDTLRYPVQGTNAAKTAVGADSKRRSKLPLAALGRAVISVVILLLLWQGIVWLFKLPAFILPGPLDVGRQLLLRAAVLWHHTQITGLEMLFGVILGLLMGLVFALQMLLFNPLRRWLLPLLITSQAIPVFAIAPLLMLWLGYGMTSKVVMTALIIFFPVTTCCYDGLRQTPTGFVDLARTLGASRWQMLWHIRLPAALPALASGVRIAMVIAPIGAVTGEWVGSSEGLGYLMLQANARMQVSEMFAALVILALCSVLLYFGSDLLLRRLIPWADK, from the coding sequence ATGACTGACACCTTACGTTACCCGGTTCAAGGGACAAACGCGGCCAAAACCGCTGTGGGAGCCGACAGCAAGCGCCGGAGTAAATTGCCCCTCGCCGCTTTAGGGCGGGCAGTGATCAGTGTGGTTATATTACTGCTGCTATGGCAGGGCATCGTATGGCTGTTCAAACTCCCGGCCTTTATTCTGCCCGGACCGTTAGACGTTGGCCGTCAGTTGCTGCTGCGCGCCGCGGTACTGTGGCACCACACCCAAATCACCGGGTTAGAGATGTTATTCGGGGTCATACTCGGACTGCTGATGGGGCTGGTTTTTGCGCTACAAATGCTACTGTTTAATCCGCTGCGCCGCTGGCTACTGCCGCTATTAATCACCAGTCAGGCCATTCCGGTTTTTGCTATCGCACCACTTTTGATGCTGTGGCTGGGCTATGGCATGACCTCCAAGGTAGTCATGACGGCACTTATCATCTTTTTCCCGGTCACCACCTGTTGCTATGACGGCCTGCGCCAAACCCCCACAGGGTTTGTCGATCTGGCCCGTACTTTAGGCGCCAGTCGCTGGCAGATGTTATGGCATATTCGCCTGCCCGCAGCATTACCAGCACTGGCCTCTGGCGTGCGTATTGCCATGGTTATCGCCCCTATCGGAGCTGTTACAGGTGAATGGGTCGGCTCCAGTGAAGGGCTGGGGTATCTGATGCTCCAAGCCAACGCCAGAATGCAGGTCAGTGAAATGTTTGCCGCACTGGTGATCTTAGCGCTGTGCTCAGTGCTGCTGTACTTCGGCAGTGACTTGTTATTGCGCCGCTTGATCCCTTGGGCGGATAAATAA
- a CDS encoding ABC transporter ATP-binding protein codes for MSRSEIVFDHLTLRFPGQATALLENFNFQLRAGCWTTIVGQSGCGKTTLLRLLAGLLDSSTTDSAAHPVISGSLPQCGPVAYMAQQDLLLPWLSVLDNACLISRFQPSDKAATQQLYLRATALLQQVGLGQVLDARPSALSGGMRQRVALVRTLLQNRDVVLMDEPFSALDAVTRHQLQALAATLLRGKTVLFITHDPQEALRLADDLYLMAGRPATMTPITLPNTATPRPLDAALANLQQQLLTQLEQAHD; via the coding sequence ATGAGCCGTTCAGAGATTGTTTTTGACCATCTGACACTGCGGTTTCCCGGGCAGGCCACCGCGCTACTGGAAAACTTCAATTTTCAATTGCGTGCAGGCTGCTGGACCACCATCGTCGGGCAAAGTGGCTGTGGTAAAACGACCTTACTGCGCCTGTTGGCTGGCTTACTGGATAGCAGCACAACGGACTCGGCCGCTCATCCAGTTATCAGCGGCAGCCTGCCACAATGCGGCCCGGTCGCCTATATGGCGCAGCAGGATTTACTGCTGCCCTGGCTTAGCGTGCTGGATAATGCCTGTCTTATCAGCCGGTTTCAGCCAAGTGATAAAGCAGCTACTCAGCAGTTATATCTACGCGCCACCGCGCTGTTACAACAAGTTGGCTTAGGCCAAGTGCTCGATGCCAGACCATCTGCGCTCTCCGGCGGAATGCGCCAACGGGTCGCCTTGGTCCGCACTCTGCTGCAAAATCGCGATGTGGTACTGATGGATGAGCCCTTTTCCGCACTGGATGCCGTAACCCGCCACCAGCTGCAGGCATTAGCGGCAACGCTGCTGCGGGGCAAAACCGTACTCTTTATCACCCATGATCCCCAAGAGGCACTGCGCTTAGCAGATGACTTGTATCTGATGGCAGGACGACCGGCAACAATGACGCCCATCACACTGCCGAACACAGCGACACCTCGGCCGCTCGATGCTGCGCTAGCTAACTTGCAACAGCAACTACTCACCCAGTTGGAGCAGGCCCATGACTGA
- the thiD gene encoding bifunctional hydroxymethylpyrimidine kinase/phosphomethylpyrimidine kinase gives MTTSITLTIAGSDSGGGAGIQADIKAISATGGYACSVITALTAQNTRGVDAVMPVPADFVGRQLDSIFGDLAVIAVKIGMLADKDVIATVAAKLHQYQPAHIVLDPVMVATSGDHLLAADAIDSLKQQLLPLADIITPNLPEAAAILGGNEPSTDAELQTFILRLQQYCGDQHCGHILLKGGHLTSSQQSCDWLIGPQQIQCFEAQRINTRNTHGTGCTLSAAIASFLAQGQTMTTAVASAKHYLTGALQAADKLQIGTGHGPVNHFFRQDTCQ, from the coding sequence TTGACTACATCAATTACCTTGACCATTGCTGGCTCAGACAGTGGTGGTGGTGCCGGTATTCAAGCCGATATAAAAGCCATTTCTGCGACAGGGGGTTACGCCTGCTCAGTGATCACGGCACTCACAGCACAAAATACCCGCGGCGTTGATGCCGTAATGCCCGTGCCAGCTGACTTTGTCGGCCGCCAACTTGACAGTATCTTTGGCGATCTAGCTGTTATCGCCGTAAAAATCGGTATGCTGGCGGATAAAGATGTGATCGCAACGGTTGCAGCCAAATTGCACCAATATCAGCCAGCCCATATTGTCCTTGACCCCGTGATGGTAGCCACCAGTGGCGATCACCTATTGGCTGCCGATGCAATTGATTCCCTCAAGCAGCAACTCTTGCCTCTGGCCGATATCATTACCCCTAACCTGCCAGAAGCCGCTGCGATTCTGGGCGGCAATGAACCCAGCACAGACGCGGAGCTGCAAACATTTATCCTTCGCTTACAGCAGTACTGTGGTGATCAGCACTGTGGCCATATACTGCTTAAAGGCGGTCACCTCACCAGCAGTCAGCAAAGCTGTGATTGGCTGATTGGGCCACAGCAGATCCAATGCTTTGAAGCTCAGCGCATCAACACCCGTAATACCCACGGCACCGGCTGCACCCTATCTGCGGCTATCGCGTCTTTCTTGGCCCAAGGGCAAACCATGACGACAGCTGTCGCCAGCGCCAAACACTATCTCACCGGCGCACTTCAAGCTGCTGACAAATTGCAGATTGGTACCGGTCACGGCCCAGTAAATCACTTCTTTCGCCAGGATACCTGCCAATGA